CGGCAGATTCCAATTGCGAGGATCGTGGCGCCTGCCCTGAGCATGGAACGCGCGCGTCAGCTTCTTTGCAGCGACGGGGTCGAGCCTCTCGTCAGGCTGCAGGTTCTCCTTATAAATCGGGACATCGTGCAGATCCGAAAGCTTATCCCTGTTGGCCGCAGATTCCGCCTCGTCCGCCAGCGCCTGGTGGAGCTTGATCGAGTTGACGAGGTGTCCGAGCAGGGAGCCGGAAGCGACCTCCATTGCCTTCCGCGGTCCATAGCGATCGAGCGCAGTGAGAAACGCCTCGCTCTGCTGCCGGCCGGGGAAGCGTTCAAGGATTGTGCCGTCGACCGTTCCACGGCCTTTGAGGCCCTCGAAGAGCTTGTTGAACTCCGCCGCGGGCACGTTTTCGAGCCCGTCCTTGGTGAAGCTGTCATACTGCCAATCGCTGTACCAGATATGCTGGCTCGCTTCGACCCGCTCGGCGAGGCGCTTGCTGCGGCTGGTCCTGAAACCGGTGACGGCCGTCGGCGCGGCGAAATCGACCTCTACCTTTTCAGGACGAGAGCTGAGCAGGCCCTTGCCGCCCTGAAGGACGGTGAATTCGGTCTTCGGCTTGCCGCGCAGGGCCGCATCGGTGTCGGTAGCCATGCGCTGGGAGAATTCCTCCAGCGCGGTCTTATACTCGTCCCGCAGTGCATCCCGGTTGGAGGTCATGACCTCGCGAGCCAGTGAGGGACTGAGTTCCAGGATGAGCGTGTGCTCGGTGTTGCCTGAGCTCGTTTCGAACATGAGAGCGCCGGATGAGCGCACGAGGATTTTTCCTGCCGGCAACCCATGGTCCGACTTGGGGTCGACCAGCTTCATCTCGCCGAACGCAATGTCGGATGCACCGTCGCCGGCCGGCAGGATCTCGATCTTGGTGTTCTCGCGCCAGGTCTCGGGAATGCGATCATTGTCGACCCGCGCCAGGATCTTGGCAGCAGGCTTCACCGCGACCTTCTTCGTCTCGATCAATTCGCCGTTCAGGGTGACCTTCGCCTTGATCGCGCTTCGGTTGAGATAGGCGACCAGCGTTTCCTTCAAGCGCTCGACCGTCGGGCGGCGCTCTGGCGACTTCGCATCCTCCGGATTGAGGTCGAGCTCGACGCGGCACCCCTTGGCCTTGCGAGGCCCCTTGGCGAGCGTCTCGTACTCCTGCTCCAGCTGATAGATCTCGCGCTGATGCAGGCGCACTGCATCCGTGTCCCCGGCAGACACCGCGGCCGCATTCCGTTCGCGAGCAAGCCCAACCCAGTGGTCGATCTCCCGGAGAGCCTGGTCACGGGACCGCAGCACGTATTCCGACCCCACACCTTGCGCCCAGCGATCACCAGTCCGGATCGAGTAGCGGGGCTGGGAGAACGTCGTCATCAGGCGAGCGCGGCCGAAGCCACCGACCGACTCTCCCGAGCTCTTCGTGGATCCATGCAGCGAGAAATAGACGTCTTCCAGGACTTCCGGCGTCATGCCGACGCCGTCGTCCTGGTAGGCCACCCTCGTTACGATCGGGCACTCCGCTTCGCGCCCCAGAACGCCGCGTCCGAATTCGCTCGTAATCGAGATGTCGATGTTCCTGGCACCGCCATCGACGGCGTTCTGGATGAGTTCGCGATGGAGGCTTGCGGTCCAGTCCTCGTAGGCCCTGTCGCGCTCCGCGACGAAGAAGCTCCGATTGGATCGAACCTGCGCAATCGTGCCGATGATATCGCTGTCGCTCATGACGCGCCCTCAGTTCATCAGGTGCACGACGATCGTGCCCGTCTTCACAGGGCGCAGACCGTCCATACGAACGATCATGGCTTCCGACTGATCGATGACCTCCGCCCGTAGATCCTCCGGGATGATCTCTTCGATCTCCCTGATGGCTCCGCGCGCGAGCGCAAACAGGCACTGTCCGCCGGTGCGCTTCACAAAGAAGCCCGTAGCCGAATCGAGGGCCGGATCGTCATGGACGATCGTGATCCCTGCCTGGTTGAACGCGATATCGATCATGGATTACGCCCTGGGATGAACTTCAGAGGAGGCGGTGAAAGCCACAATCCCCCACGCCGTCCTTCGGTCGGCGACGAAATGGTAGACCGACTTTCGGGAATCTGGAAGGATTGCGCTATCGGTCCTTTGTGTTGAATCGATTCTGGGTTCCTTTTGCATGTCCGTTTCGACCTCCCGGCGACAATTCCTGATGGGACTAGGCCTCGGCGCATCCGCGATTTTCGCGGGGCTGCCCAAGTGCCTTGCCCAGCCGGCTGTTGAGGCGGCTCAGAAGTCGATTCCTCTTCGCCTGCTCAACCCGAACACGCGCGAGGCCTACGATCTGGAGCTGTTCATCGGCGACCAGTGGAATCCGGTTGCCCTGCAATGGTGCCATTGGCTGATGCGCGACTGGCGCCAGCAGACCGCTGTCGAATGCGATCGGCGGCTCTATGCCGCCCTGTACGTCCTGCAGCGCTACTTCTCGGAGAACGGCCGGATCACCATCAACTCCGGTTTCCGCACTCAGAAGACCCAGGAGGCGCTGCGCGAGGCAGGCTATGGTCCGGCGGTGAACAGCTTGCATCTACGAGCCAAGGCCGTCGATTTCACCCTTCCCGGCGTGAGCATGCGCAATGTCGCTCGCGCCACCTGGGCTCTCAAGCTCGGCGGCGTCGGCTATTACGAGGACATGAACTTCGTCCATATGGATTCCCGCGGTGCCCAGGCCCGCTGGGCTGACTCGTTCCTCTGACGGCGCTTGAGGGTTTCAGGCGGGGACCATAGCCTTCGCTCGGACAAGCCCCCGCTCTGGAGCCCGCCATGCCTCGCGTCATCGATTTCAGTCACGGGAACCAGACCGAGTGGTCCGAGAACCGGCTACCTGAGCCGGTCTACGGAGAGCGGGAGATACGCTCCGAAGAGCTTATCGCTCTGAGCGAGGCATTCAACAGCCCGGTGACGGGCTTCACGCCCCAATTCTCGACCTACGGACGCTCGATCGATCTGCGCTCCCGCGCCGACCTTCCGGATGAAGTTCACAAGTGGCTGTCCGAGAATATGACCGGACCCTGGCTCTGGAGCGAGCATTGGGCCAATCATGGACATTCGCTCGACCTGGCTGTCTACATTGAGCGTAAGCCCGACCAGGATCGCTTCCTCGCTGCGTTTGGGGAGACCTTCGGATTCACCGAACCCAGCTCATGGGATATCGGATGCCTCGCTGTGAACCGTGGCGTGCTTCCGCCCCTGACGGCGCTGGAGTCGTTCTCGAAGTGGGGAACGCAGCACGCCGGCTTTCGGTGGCTGCCAGCGGAGGATATCGGCCGGCGCGGAATGCGCGTTGCCTTCGATCACCCGGGCCTCGAGGCCGAGTTTGTCGCGCGCTGGGGCGATAAGATGATCGTTCGGGAGACCGACGGGGGCCGCGTCTATGAGGCGGATCTCACCAACACCTCCTGGCGCGACGATCCCAGTGGTTGGCTTGGAGCGAACCCGGCCGTCGGTTCGATCGCCGGGCGCTCATCAGTCCCTGGCGAGCCGTACAAATGGGTCGTTGAGACACGCTTCGACGACGTTGCCGCAGCACTCCAGCGAGACTGGGGACATTTTTTCACGGCGGATGTCACTGGGCGCATCTTCACCGCGGACGAATATCCACGCATTCCCGAGCGCGCGGTGCCTGAAGATTTCCTGGCCTACCTACGAGGGGACGCAGAGGACTTCGTGGCGCCGCATCTTTCAGCGATCGACGGCGCCGGTCCGGCGGGGCCCGCGCCGTAACCGCGCTACCTAGCGGATCGCGCCGGCGAACAGCGAGGGGCGGTCGACCTTCCACTCGATCTTGGCGGTGCGAAGCACCTCGGTCAGCACACTCTCCTGCTTCCAGGCTGCGTACTCAGCCTTGAGAACCTCAATCGCAGGCTCTGCGAGGCTTTCGAATTTTCGCCGCGGCCGATTGATGACGCCTTCGACGATCCAGATCGACCAAGTCCCGCTCTTTGCCCGGACCGGACCGCCGATATCGCCCATTCTTGGTGATCCGAGATCGATGCCCTGTCGCCACTTCCAGAGGAAGCCGGAATCGACCCGCGCTTCGAGCGCGAAGGGCGCGCCCTCGCCCTCCGGTCTGTTCTCGATGACGGCAAACCCAAAGGCGTCCTTTGCCTCGGCTTTGGCCGCCTTTGCCTCGTCTTCGGTCGCGAACGACAGAACCTTGACCTTGTAGTCGGCGCCTTCGGTCAAACGCCCCCAGAACTCCCTGAGATCGGCCTCGGTCGATCGCAGGATGGCGTCCTGACCGAGCTTCTCGTTCCAGAGGAAGGCGAGCAACAAGTCCT
The Bosea sp. ANAM02 genome window above contains:
- a CDS encoding DUF882 domain-containing protein, whose protein sequence is MSVSTSRRQFLMGLGLGASAIFAGLPKCLAQPAVEAAQKSIPLRLLNPNTREAYDLELFIGDQWNPVALQWCHWLMRDWRQQTAVECDRRLYAALYVLQRYFSENGRITINSGFRTQKTQEALREAGYGPAVNSLHLRAKAVDFTLPGVSMRNVARATWALKLGGVGYYEDMNFVHMDSRGAQARWADSFL
- a CDS encoding ATP-binding protein, translating into MSDSDIIGTIAQVRSNRSFFVAERDRAYEDWTASLHRELIQNAVDGGARNIDISITSEFGRGVLGREAECPIVTRVAYQDDGVGMTPEVLEDVYFSLHGSTKSSGESVGGFGRARLMTTFSQPRYSIRTGDRWAQGVGSEYVLRSRDQALREIDHWVGLARERNAAAVSAGDTDAVRLHQREIYQLEQEYETLAKGPRKAKGCRVELDLNPEDAKSPERRPTVERLKETLVAYLNRSAIKAKVTLNGELIETKKVAVKPAAKILARVDNDRIPETWRENTKIEILPAGDGASDIAFGEMKLVDPKSDHGLPAGKILVRSSGALMFETSSGNTEHTLILELSPSLAREVMTSNRDALRDEYKTALEEFSQRMATDTDAALRGKPKTEFTVLQGGKGLLSSRPEKVEVDFAAPTAVTGFRTSRSKRLAERVEASQHIWYSDWQYDSFTKDGLENVPAAEFNKLFEGLKGRGTVDGTILERFPGRQQSEAFLTALDRYGPRKAMEVASGSLLGHLVNSIKLHQALADEAESAANRDKLSDLHDVPIYKENLQPDERLDPVAAKKLTRAFHAQGRRHDPRNWNLPQGEGLQARKLLAVWQVAVQQCLAICSERLPKTPSFPYSVGWVLAMPRHQWLSLSGDYGYSIPEAVFHRPDAREELRYFLLNPLDQECQLRYSASNADDRHSIIALAAHECAHVYAPQDHNSAFASALTEIQMGLTPKRLREINREIDASIQLIDRLYGRGRTRIVALDKGNGSRPAERLLDSLSDDARSEAVELRADGVREVNGERIDELERTFGAWLDQEGVRPAMG